Proteins encoded in a region of the Mycolicibacterium neoaurum genome:
- the deoC gene encoding deoxyribose-phosphate aldolase, whose translation MSIPTAPTVADIAAMIDHTLLKPEATAADVAALVAEAAELGTYSVCVSPSMLPVTVPENLKVAVVCGFPSGKHSSAVKAAEAAEAVGKGAHEIDMVIDVGAAKAGDFAAVQSDIAAVRAAAPVPTVLKVIIESAALADDEIVGVCRAAVAAGADFVKTSTGFHPTGGASVHAVELMHRTVSAAGLQVKASGGVRTLEQAREMIAAGATRLGVSGSRALLTSGDGGSGY comes from the coding sequence ATGAGCATCCCCACCGCACCCACCGTCGCCGATATCGCCGCGATGATCGACCACACGCTGCTCAAGCCGGAGGCCACTGCCGCCGACGTCGCCGCGCTGGTGGCCGAGGCCGCCGAACTCGGCACCTACTCGGTCTGCGTATCCCCGTCGATGCTGCCGGTCACCGTGCCAGAGAATCTCAAAGTGGCCGTGGTGTGCGGTTTCCCGAGTGGTAAGCACTCCTCTGCGGTGAAGGCCGCCGAGGCCGCCGAGGCCGTCGGCAAGGGCGCCCACGAGATCGACATGGTGATCGACGTTGGTGCTGCGAAGGCGGGTGACTTCGCCGCTGTCCAGTCCGATATCGCGGCGGTCCGCGCGGCCGCGCCGGTTCCGACGGTACTCAAGGTGATCATCGAGTCGGCCGCGCTGGCCGACGACGAGATCGTCGGGGTGTGCCGGGCCGCGGTCGCCGCCGGAGCCGATTTCGTCAAGACCTCCACCGGATTCCACCCGACCGGTGGGGCCAGCGTGCACGCCGTCGAGTTGATGCACCGCACCGTGTCCGCGGCGGGTCTGCAGGTGAAGGCCTCCGGCGGGGTGCGGACCCTGGAGCAGGCCCGCGAGATGATCGCCGCCGGCGCCACCCGGCTCGGGGTGTCCGGGTCGCGAGCGCTACTGACCTCCGGCGACGGCGGCTCGGGTTACTGA